The following are encoded together in the Candidatus Babeliales bacterium genome:
- a CDS encoding ankyrin repeat domain-containing protein, whose product MTFIEKLLENHDKLNQLYEETFYLPPLHYATIQGKQDLVIQLLEQGANANLPDSYGRTPLMWAAMYAEHHIINLLILDYQADMSAVDKMGLSALHYAAHTLSLIKIHQRCETIGLLISYGILEKISQSTPLLPFLEKNRVPQEIIEFINNPTLLIPKKPRKSSSFKNLKNLLPKPPFGGHKRSKSGAFIDVEPK is encoded by the coding sequence ATGACGTTTATTGAAAAGCTTCTTGAAAATCATGATAAACTTAACCAACTCTACGAAGAAACTTTTTATCTTCCCCCGTTGCATTATGCCACTATTCAAGGCAAGCAAGATCTGGTAATACAACTTCTTGAACAAGGCGCCAATGCAAACCTACCTGATTCTTACGGCCGAACTCCTTTAATGTGGGCCGCCATGTACGCTGAGCATCATATCATCAATCTTCTTATTTTAGATTACCAAGCAGATATGTCGGCAGTTGATAAAATGGGTCTTAGTGCCTTACATTATGCAGCACATACCTTGTCCTTGATAAAGATTCATCAACGATGTGAAACTATTGGTTTATTGATATCATATGGAATTTTAGAAAAAATTTCGCAATCAACACCCCTCTTGCCCTTTTTAGAAAAAAATAGAGTTCCTCAAGAAATAATAGAGTTCATAAACAACCCTACGCTCCTCATACCCAAAAAGCCCCGCAAATCGAGCAGCTTTAAGAATCTCAAAAACCTCCTACCAAAGCCACCATTTGGTGGACATAAACGCTCTAAGAGTGGTGCTTTTATCGATGTCGAACCAAAATAG
- the galE gene encoding UDP-glucose 4-epimerase GalE, whose protein sequence is MKKSILLTGGAGYIGSHTAYFLAQQGYHVVIVDSYVQHQTFDPSWATVVRADFSDQKTLVNIFKTYAIEAVMHFAAFIEVGESVTRPADFYENNVGNVFKLLRLMLEHDIKKIVFSSSCAVYGNPVRMPMDELHPTMPVSPYGRNKLMVEWALQDYAAAYDLRYVSLRYFNAAGALPDVHLGEHHQPETHLIPRLLQAIQNNEPVTVFGNDYNTPDGTCLRDYIHVADIAQAHVLALKYLRSGAQSEVFNLGTGLGYTVKQVIDAAEVLCNKKANIQVLDRRPGDAEVLLADPTKIKNVLGWQPHYSDLLTILSSALAWETMRTLSASTTQQVHEQCGVV, encoded by the coding sequence ATGAAAAAGTCAATTTTGTTGACTGGTGGGGCGGGATACATTGGTTCTCACACAGCGTATTTTTTGGCTCAACAGGGTTATCACGTTGTTATTGTAGATTCATATGTACAGCACCAAACCTTTGACCCTTCTTGGGCTACGGTGGTGAGGGCTGATTTTAGTGATCAAAAAACTCTTGTCAATATCTTTAAAACGTACGCAATTGAAGCGGTTATGCATTTTGCTGCGTTTATTGAAGTTGGTGAATCGGTCACTCGACCTGCCGATTTTTATGAAAATAATGTTGGCAATGTTTTCAAGCTGCTCAGGCTTATGCTCGAGCATGATATTAAAAAAATTGTTTTTTCTTCAAGTTGTGCTGTGTACGGCAACCCCGTGCGCATGCCCATGGACGAATTGCATCCAACCATGCCGGTAAGTCCTTATGGTCGTAACAAGCTCATGGTTGAGTGGGCGTTGCAAGATTATGCCGCCGCTTACGACTTACGCTACGTTTCATTACGCTACTTCAATGCTGCAGGGGCTTTGCCAGACGTGCATTTGGGTGAGCATCATCAACCAGAAACGCATTTGATTCCGCGTTTGTTGCAAGCAATTCAAAATAATGAACCAGTTACTGTTTTTGGTAACGATTACAACACACCAGACGGTACCTGCTTGCGTGACTACATTCACGTGGCAGACATTGCGCAAGCTCATGTGCTGGCCCTAAAATATTTAAGGAGCGGCGCCCAATCAGAAGTATTTAATCTGGGCACCGGGCTTGGCTACACGGTAAAGCAAGTTATCGATGCCGCTGAAGTTTTGTGTAATAAAAAAGCAAATATTCAGGTTTTGGATCGCCGCCCGGGAGATGCTGAAGTTTTACTTGCTGATCCAACAAAAATAAAAAATGTTTTGGGTTGGCAGCCGCACTATTCAGATTTATTAACTATTTTGTCATCGGCTCTCGCGTGGGAAACAATGCGCACATTGAGTGCGTCAACAACTCAGCAGGTTCATGAACAGTGCGGGGTAGTGTAA
- a CDS encoding insulinase family protein codes for MNLRFLLFSLVLLAQVPLFAALTTESESQQSVDAWLEKAKAKISKQVLPNGLTAIHYPLPNSNKVYVSVTYNAGAKNELPTEHGLAHMVEHMIFKGTEKMSERDLDAIAEKFCIGGVGTGFNAGTYYDITNYYFKTDKNNWPVFVDLLADCMANACFKEHHFASEVKAVAQEIKMRNARPSTYVFDILGQELLPPNHPYNHSLGGDLKTLLNANAQDLTKFYQRHYAPANALVTIVGDCKADEAFAHIQAAFGAIENPHFKQEAPAINPVQTDFVQKSTTIYKPIPNPLVRYCWIIPGDLYKNEIAAHALSYALSLRFEKKIKDQKDLVYSIDTSPITFNEVGYFMISFEPKENANGLQTKRCKEAIEHELHKIMTKGITQEELACFKKISITSALKAFDSAQSVANLFEHNFFKCRNEFEVFNDIAAIENLTQDAIKEFCTNHLQTYRMHTFSVMPLLEEQKETWQALQTALDTYEQASLAHKIRDSEVEQPRLSDQLPEPKLLTLTYEHPDKKITLSNGLDVYIKYRDTSPFVYASLSFKNSEELAIALQYNNQMNAAQFAVNLLSEGSQGYSKQDHQAFFDLLGASWNMSYGRGSFSCLPEDLIAVANRFVHILTQPTYPENIFTQEQASAIDRIKQAQESSFYLAQSTLQQHLFQEYPWIKTDEQTMQELAGIQRDDLFALHKRFVNPTLMFLTVVGNFDNATIIEQLEQAFSSWQPIQTIDVTAETPSVPDINNPPATSLHKFLPKEQVALVAGRITTTFDTDDRFCLKLLELYLNKCLYEIRERTGIFYSCSGSLSSTSYLTKGNSCIGTLVSIDNVELAQEAIKNVLQTISTNGIDEKNLAVAKQNYQVTLAKGFSTNVSLAESYASLIQINMPWTHYDDCIERVHRLSCDDVNRVAKEYLDPATWSFITVGRIYNNARA; via the coding sequence ATGAATCTACGCTTTTTACTATTTTCATTAGTTTTATTAGCACAAGTACCACTTTTTGCGGCGTTAACTACTGAATCTGAATCTCAACAATCAGTTGATGCGTGGCTAGAAAAAGCAAAAGCAAAGATTTCTAAACAAGTTTTGCCCAACGGCCTTACGGCAATCCACTACCCACTGCCCAACAGCAACAAGGTTTATGTCAGCGTTACCTACAATGCCGGCGCAAAAAATGAGTTACCAACCGAGCATGGCTTGGCACACATGGTTGAGCATATGATTTTTAAAGGCACTGAAAAAATGTCTGAACGAGACTTAGATGCCATTGCCGAAAAATTTTGCATCGGTGGTGTTGGGACTGGCTTTAACGCTGGAACTTATTATGATATCACTAACTATTACTTTAAGACGGACAAAAACAACTGGCCCGTTTTTGTTGACTTGCTTGCTGATTGCATGGCAAACGCTTGTTTTAAAGAACACCATTTTGCTTCAGAAGTAAAAGCTGTTGCCCAAGAAATAAAAATGCGTAATGCTCGCCCTTCTACGTATGTTTTTGATATTTTGGGGCAAGAGCTTTTGCCGCCAAATCATCCGTACAACCACTCACTTGGCGGTGATTTAAAAACATTACTTAATGCAAACGCACAGGACCTAACAAAGTTTTATCAACGCCACTACGCGCCAGCCAATGCCCTGGTTACTATTGTAGGCGATTGCAAGGCAGATGAAGCTTTTGCACACATTCAAGCCGCTTTTGGTGCAATTGAAAACCCACATTTCAAACAAGAGGCTCCTGCCATCAACCCTGTCCAAACCGACTTTGTTCAAAAAAGCACAACTATCTATAAACCAATTCCCAACCCATTAGTCCGCTACTGTTGGATTATCCCGGGTGATTTATATAAAAACGAAATAGCAGCTCATGCACTCAGCTACGCCCTTTCACTGCGTTTTGAAAAAAAAATAAAAGATCAAAAAGATCTTGTTTATTCAATTGACACAAGCCCAATAACATTTAATGAAGTTGGCTATTTTATGATCAGCTTCGAGCCCAAAGAAAATGCCAATGGCCTGCAAACTAAACGTTGCAAAGAGGCAATTGAACACGAGCTACACAAAATTATGACCAAAGGGATTACCCAAGAAGAACTTGCGTGCTTTAAAAAAATTTCGATAACATCGGCACTTAAAGCTTTTGATAGTGCTCAAAGTGTAGCAAACCTGTTTGAACACAATTTTTTTAAGTGCCGTAATGAGTTTGAAGTTTTTAATGACATTGCCGCTATCGAAAATTTGACACAAGACGCCATCAAAGAGTTTTGTACAAACCATTTGCAAACGTATCGTATGCATACCTTTAGCGTTATGCCACTTCTTGAGGAACAAAAAGAAACCTGGCAAGCTTTGCAAACTGCTTTGGATACGTATGAACAAGCTTCACTGGCGCACAAAATACGCGACAGCGAAGTTGAACAACCCCGCCTTTCAGACCAATTGCCAGAACCCAAACTGTTAACGTTAACGTACGAACATCCCGACAAAAAAATTACCCTTTCAAACGGCCTGGACGTTTATATAAAATATCGCGATACCAGCCCATTTGTTTATGCAAGCCTAAGTTTTAAAAATAGTGAGGAGCTTGCAATTGCACTGCAATACAACAATCAGATGAACGCTGCGCAATTTGCAGTAAATCTACTCAGTGAAGGAAGCCAAGGGTACTCAAAACAAGACCACCAAGCGTTCTTTGATTTGCTAGGAGCATCATGGAATATGAGTTATGGTCGCGGTTCTTTTTCATGCCTACCGGAAGATTTAATAGCGGTAGCCAACCGTTTTGTGCATATTTTAACTCAGCCAACCTATCCAGAAAATATCTTTACTCAAGAGCAAGCAAGCGCCATTGACCGGATTAAACAAGCACAAGAAAGCAGCTTTTATCTAGCACAAAGCACCTTGCAACAGCACTTGTTCCAAGAGTATCCATGGATAAAAACTGATGAGCAAACCATGCAAGAACTGGCAGGTATTCAGCGTGATGATCTATTTGCTTTGCATAAACGCTTTGTAAACCCAACGCTTATGTTTTTAACCGTTGTTGGTAATTTTGACAACGCAACAATTATTGAACAACTGGAACAAGCCTTTAGTTCTTGGCAACCAATTCAAACGATTGATGTAACAGCAGAAACCCCAAGCGTGCCAGATATCAACAACCCACCAGCAACGTCGCTTCATAAATTTTTACCAAAAGAACAAGTTGCCCTGGTTGCCGGACGCATTACCACTACATTTGATACCGACGACCGTTTTTGCCTAAAATTACTCGAACTTTATTTAAATAAATGTCTTTATGAAATTCGCGAAAGAACAGGGATTTTTTATTCTTGCAGTGGATCGTTAAGTTCAACTTCATACCTAACCAAAGGTAACAGCTGCATTGGTACCCTTGTTTCAATCGATAATGTTGAATTAGCACAAGAAGCAATCAAAAATGTTTTACAAACAATTTCTACCAACGGCATCGACGAAAAAAATCTTGCAGTTGCAAAACAAAATTATCAAGTTACTCTAGCTAAAGGCTTCTCTACTAACGTTTCGTTAGCCGAAAGCTATGCGTCGCTGATACAAATAAACATGCCGTGGACACATTATGACGATTGCATTGAACGCGTACACCGTCTTTCATGTGATGACGTTAATCGCGTTGCAAAGGAATACTTAGATCCGGCAACTTGGAGTTTTATTACCGTAGGAAGGATTTACAACAATGCTCGTGCCTAA
- a CDS encoding UDP-N-acetylmuramoyl-L-alanyl-D-glutamate--2,6-diaminopimelate ligase — MLVPKNFPVTCHTNNVGPGSTFVAINGKTTNGNTFIEQALEQGATALVVEHPFKACEFLTKHHNTTITISMVPNARKALATMSSNALGNPASQLKIIGVTGTKGKTTTTYLIEHMLRTSGYKTAMLSGVVNKILDREEPSTLTTPESDYLHMFFAECVKQGVDYVVMEVSSHALSLFRTHGITFEAAAFTNLAIEHMDFHQTLEDYFAAKMMLFEQIKPNGTIVINADNEWGIKALEQLAGKNPVTSSLQNVTIANNNLDGLAVTLDGITLATTMLFGTFNAQNICQAYTLCKQLGVNTQTMQRALASFPGVPGRLQGHKLANGAYAFVDYAHNGSSFEAVLSTLRPLTKHLIVVFGCGGNRDKTRRTLLGQRAAEYADSIILTDDNPRFEKSEAIINDIVQAIPVEKRDRVVCEPNRHLALARAAAQATPESIIAILGKGHETSYIVEGTNYSFNDFKEIQQF; from the coding sequence ATGCTCGTGCCTAAAAACTTTCCCGTAACGTGCCACACCAACAACGTAGGCCCTGGCTCAACCTTTGTTGCCATTAACGGCAAAACTACCAACGGTAATACTTTTATTGAGCAAGCGCTTGAGCAAGGTGCCACCGCCCTAGTGGTTGAACATCCATTTAAAGCCTGCGAATTTTTAACTAAGCATCACAATACAACTATTACCATTTCTATGGTTCCCAACGCGCGCAAAGCGCTGGCAACGATGAGCAGTAATGCGCTTGGCAACCCTGCTTCTCAGCTAAAAATTATTGGCGTTACTGGCACCAAAGGTAAAACAACAACAACGTATCTGATTGAACACATGCTGCGCACCAGCGGCTACAAAACCGCCATGCTTTCCGGCGTTGTTAACAAAATTTTAGATCGCGAAGAGCCAAGCACACTGACCACACCAGAAAGCGATTACCTGCATATGTTTTTTGCCGAATGCGTAAAACAAGGTGTTGACTATGTGGTTATGGAAGTTTCTTCTCACGCGCTCAGCCTGTTCCGCACACACGGCATTACGTTTGAAGCAGCAGCATTTACCAACTTAGCAATTGAGCACATGGATTTTCACCAAACGCTTGAAGATTATTTTGCAGCAAAAATGATGCTCTTTGAGCAGATAAAACCAAACGGCACTATTGTTATTAACGCCGATAATGAGTGGGGCATAAAAGCCCTTGAACAACTCGCTGGTAAAAATCCTGTTACAAGCTCACTACAAAACGTCACTATTGCGAACAACAACCTTGATGGGCTTGCAGTTACGCTTGATGGAATCACGCTGGCAACAACCATGCTTTTTGGCACGTTTAACGCACAAAATATTTGCCAAGCGTACACGCTGTGCAAACAGTTGGGCGTCAACACGCAAACCATGCAACGAGCACTAGCAAGCTTTCCTGGCGTACCAGGCAGACTGCAAGGACATAAACTTGCCAACGGCGCTTACGCGTTTGTTGATTATGCACATAACGGTTCGTCATTTGAAGCAGTGCTGAGCACGCTACGCCCACTCACCAAGCATTTGATTGTGGTGTTTGGCTGTGGCGGCAACCGCGACAAAACGCGCCGCACACTGCTGGGCCAACGCGCAGCTGAGTATGCCGACAGCATAATTTTGACTGACGATAACCCTCGCTTTGAAAAAAGCGAAGCAATTATTAACGATATTGTACAAGCAATTCCTGTTGAAAAACGTGATCGCGTTGTGTGTGAGCCAAACAGACACTTAGCACTGGCCCGTGCAGCCGCTCAAGCAACACCAGAAAGCATTATTGCTATTTTGGGCAAGGGGCATGAAACTTCATATATCGTTGAAGGAACAAATTATTCCTTCAACGATTTTAAAGAAATCCAGCAATTCTAA
- the asnB gene encoding asparagine synthase (glutamine-hydrolyzing): MCGIAGYGKLGEQSHTIEPSLLVRMHEAIAHRGPDGAGVWIDQDRGMGLAHRRLAIVDLSSAGNQPMLDPQETVVITFNGEIYNHQELRKELEALGYRYRSNSDTETLLYAYQAWGISFLQRIDGMFAFALFDRIKNELYLVRDRIGIKPLYFSLQGGIISFASEIKALWQLPWNKKVVSNQALYHALTFMVTPAPYTFYQDIYKLPAAYYLKVDAQRAVTFHEWYSPITSITKAERKEFNNEQFCLETIKTLLINSTKKRLMSDAPFGAFLSGGLDSSLNVALMSQFVPNVKTFTVAFADGPESNELAWARQVANQFGTQHHEVVITEKEAFDFYEKMVYHLDEPLGDCVCIPFYYVAKLAHDHGVKVVQVGEGADELFFGYSTYAQYKKLYDRLWRPSQKVLPAFLKRSIKTFSHAVFDKNSHYAELMTNWAGNRDLFWGGALAFNEHQKRTMLQKNMFNVPALHQDWVVRQILKGARQEFDSYAIVNFHANKIKNVRGADFAAQMLYLELKQRLPELLLMRADKMAMATSVEAREPYLDYKLVEFMMHVPAALKFKDGVTKYLLKKIAEEYLPPSIVYRKKVGFAAPTVRWFGAGQYFPNYFASLNAQTRPFFSDSVKNINSLFNNASSVRAVQLWVVQNVLALTKGESQ, translated from the coding sequence ATGTGCGGTATTGCCGGTTATGGAAAGCTTGGCGAACAAAGCCACACAATTGAGCCATCACTGCTTGTGCGCATGCATGAGGCAATTGCGCATCGCGGGCCCGATGGTGCTGGGGTTTGGATAGATCAGGACCGCGGTATGGGGCTTGCTCACCGTCGGCTTGCCATTGTTGATCTTTCAAGTGCCGGCAATCAGCCCATGCTTGACCCGCAAGAAACCGTGGTCATTACCTTTAACGGCGAAATTTATAATCATCAAGAGCTGCGCAAAGAACTTGAAGCGCTGGGCTACCGTTACCGCTCAAACTCAGATACTGAAACATTGCTCTACGCCTACCAAGCGTGGGGTATTAGTTTTTTGCAACGCATTGACGGTATGTTTGCGTTTGCTTTATTTGATCGCATAAAAAACGAGCTCTACCTCGTGCGCGATCGTATTGGTATAAAGCCGCTCTATTTTTCGTTGCAGGGCGGCATCATCAGTTTTGCATCAGAAATTAAAGCATTATGGCAGTTGCCCTGGAACAAAAAAGTTGTTTCCAATCAGGCGCTTTATCACGCATTAACGTTCATGGTTACACCAGCACCTTACACGTTTTATCAAGATATTTATAAGCTTCCAGCTGCTTATTATCTTAAAGTTGACGCACAACGTGCCGTAACGTTTCATGAGTGGTACTCGCCCATCACCAGTATAACCAAAGCAGAGCGCAAAGAGTTTAATAACGAACAATTTTGTTTAGAAACTATTAAAACATTATTAATTAATTCAACAAAAAAGCGCTTGATGTCCGACGCGCCGTTTGGTGCTTTTTTGTCGGGCGGGCTTGATTCAAGTTTGAACGTTGCGTTGATGTCGCAGTTTGTGCCCAATGTAAAAACCTTTACCGTTGCCTTTGCCGACGGCCCAGAGTCTAACGAACTTGCCTGGGCGCGCCAAGTGGCCAACCAATTTGGTACACAGCACCACGAAGTGGTAATCACGGAAAAAGAGGCGTTCGATTTTTACGAAAAAATGGTCTACCATCTCGACGAGCCGCTGGGTGATTGTGTGTGCATACCTTTTTATTATGTTGCCAAGTTGGCACACGATCATGGTGTTAAAGTGGTTCAGGTGGGCGAGGGGGCAGACGAGCTTTTTTTTGGCTATAGCACGTATGCGCAGTACAAAAAATTATACGACCGTTTGTGGCGGCCATCACAAAAAGTGCTGCCAGCATTTTTGAAAAGAAGTATAAAAACATTTTCTCATGCTGTTTTTGATAAAAATTCTCACTATGCCGAGCTGATGACCAACTGGGCTGGCAACCGCGATCTTTTTTGGGGTGGTGCGCTTGCATTTAATGAGCATCAAAAGCGTACCATGTTACAAAAAAACATGTTCAATGTACCTGCGTTACACCAAGATTGGGTAGTGCGCCAAATTTTAAAAGGTGCGCGCCAAGAGTTTGACAGTTACGCAATTGTTAACTTTCATGCCAACAAGATTAAAAACGTTCGTGGCGCCGACTTTGCCGCACAAATGCTGTATCTCGAGCTTAAGCAGCGCCTGCCTGAGCTGTTGCTCATGCGCGCCGACAAAATGGCCATGGCTACCAGCGTTGAAGCGCGCGAGCCGTACCTCGATTATAAGCTTGTTGAGTTTATGATGCATGTTCCGGCAGCGCTGAAATTTAAAGATGGTGTTACCAAATATCTGCTCAAAAAAATAGCTGAAGAGTATTTACCGCCATCAATTGTGTATCGTAAAAAAGTTGGCTTTGCTGCACCAACAGTGCGTTGGTTTGGTGCAGGGCAGTATTTTCCCAACTATTTTGCCAGCTTGAATGCGCAAACACGTCCATTTTTTTCAGACAGCGTAAAAAATATAAATTCATTATTTAATAACGCTTCTTCAGTGCGCGCCGTGCAGTTGTGGGTGGTGCAAAATGTGTTAGCGTTAACAAAAGGGGAGAGCCAATGA
- the hisS gene encoding histidine--tRNA ligase, with amino-acid sequence MIARVRGTEDLLDLTLYNFIVGKTQEHFGRHNFNQISTPILENTQLFVHSLGTGTDVVSKEMYIIDGDQDNSICLRPEVTAATIRACFENRIDRFPWKVFNIGPMFRRERPQKGRLRQFHQISIEVIGTSAIGQDAQFIKMLDTLFSNVFKLENYALKINFLGCASDRATHKEKLIVFLNSLIDQICPTCIERKDKNTLRVFDCKNETCKNLYTKAPRLTDCLCSTCDQEWQTLQTLLQFTSVNYIIDTNLVRGLDYYNRTVFEFFSKDLGAQDTFCGGGRYSLGREVGAKEDYESIGAAMGIERLLLLLEPLQHQLALTQPPVLHVILPLANEQDALALLLANTLQQNKLATDIIFEKASMTNMLKKANRTGAKYVLVLGEQEQQDGTVTIKNMMTGQTETVKQAEAVNFLK; translated from the coding sequence ATGATTGCTCGTGTCCGTGGAACCGAAGATCTTTTAGATCTAACGCTGTACAACTTTATTGTCGGCAAAACACAGGAACATTTTGGTCGTCACAATTTTAACCAAATTAGCACGCCCATTCTTGAAAATACGCAGCTCTTTGTGCATTCGTTGGGAACAGGAACCGACGTCGTTTCAAAAGAAATGTATATTATTGACGGCGATCAAGACAACAGCATTTGCTTGCGACCAGAGGTAACGGCAGCCACTATTCGCGCCTGTTTTGAAAACCGCATTGACCGCTTTCCCTGGAAAGTGTTTAACATTGGGCCCATGTTCCGACGCGAGCGCCCACAAAAAGGTCGCCTGCGTCAATTCCATCAAATTAGCATTGAAGTTATTGGCACCAGCGCAATTGGCCAAGATGCGCAGTTTATAAAAATGCTCGATACCCTCTTTAGTAATGTTTTCAAATTAGAAAACTATGCGCTCAAGATTAACTTTCTTGGTTGCGCAAGTGACCGTGCAACGCACAAAGAAAAACTAATCGTTTTTTTGAACAGCCTGATCGACCAGATTTGCCCAACCTGTATTGAGCGCAAAGATAAAAATACGCTGAGAGTTTTTGATTGCAAAAACGAAACATGCAAAAACTTGTACACAAAAGCGCCACGCTTAACCGATTGCTTATGCAGCACCTGCGATCAAGAATGGCAAACGCTACAAACATTGCTCCAATTTACCAGCGTTAATTATATTATCGACACCAATTTGGTACGCGGTTTAGATTATTATAACCGCACCGTCTTTGAATTCTTTTCTAAAGACCTGGGCGCGCAAGATACCTTTTGCGGTGGGGGGCGCTACAGCCTGGGCCGAGAAGTTGGCGCAAAAGAAGATTATGAATCAATTGGCGCTGCAATGGGCATTGAGCGCCTGCTCTTGCTTCTTGAGCCATTACAACACCAACTCGCACTTACTCAACCACCGGTTCTGCATGTTATTTTGCCGTTGGCAAATGAGCAAGATGCACTCGCACTGTTGCTCGCAAATACGCTCCAACAAAATAAATTGGCTACTGACATTATTTTTGAAAAAGCCTCAATGACCAACATGCTCAAAAAAGCAAATCGTACGGGCGCTAAATATGTATTGGTATTGGGAGAACAAGAACAACAAGATGGCACTGTCACCATAAAAAACATGATGACAGGCCAAACTGAAACCGTTAAACAAGCCGAAGCTGTCAATTTTTTAAAATAA
- a CDS encoding NAD(P)/FAD-dependent oxidoreductase encodes MVSSKKNKALIIGAGPAGLTAGIELLKTGNFEATVLERDNVIGGLARTTEYRGCRYDIGPHHFITSSEKIEKWWKDLMQGDFLEHKRFTRIYYNNHFFNYPLEPLNVLEGLSLWECLRCMLSYIRYRLFPIKKVRSFQDWVTNKFGYHLFSIFFKTYTEKVWGIECSEISSDWAAQRISGFSLSKAIFFAFFGRFYKKNKPRTIRDDFYYPSKGAGTLWEKAATWLQSFDGGSVHLNQDVVSLEHDGKKIIAVHAQDKRSTSGVQTLVRYDADYFFSTMPLRTLIKSLDPLPPEIIINAANSLQYRGLITVNLIVNKTAICPDHWLYVHEKKVKMGRIGNMNNFSMAMVDDPNHTALSLEYFAFVGEAFWLKTEQELVNIAKLELEKIGLLKADEVLDGMVMKTAEAYPLYDEHYKEHLSTVLNYLGTFSNLELMGRNGLHRYNNMDIAMLSAISAVDKVLEKEKTVVRPVDATIRSSAL; translated from the coding sequence ATGGTGAGTAGTAAAAAAAATAAAGCACTGATCATTGGTGCTGGGCCGGCAGGCTTGACTGCCGGTATTGAACTTCTTAAAACCGGTAATTTTGAAGCAACCGTTTTAGAGCGCGACAATGTGATTGGTGGGCTTGCGCGTACCACCGAATATCGTGGCTGTCGCTATGACATTGGGCCTCATCATTTTATAACCAGCTCAGAAAAAATTGAAAAATGGTGGAAAGATTTAATGCAGGGTGACTTTCTTGAACACAAGCGCTTTACCCGCATTTATTACAACAATCATTTTTTTAACTACCCGCTTGAGCCGCTTAACGTTCTTGAGGGCTTAAGTTTGTGGGAATGTTTACGTTGCATGCTCAGTTACATTCGCTATCGTCTTTTTCCCATAAAAAAAGTTAGGTCATTTCAAGACTGGGTAACTAATAAATTTGGCTATCATCTTTTCAGTATTTTTTTTAAAACGTACACCGAAAAAGTATGGGGCATTGAATGTTCCGAAATTTCTTCAGACTGGGCAGCTCAACGAATTAGCGGTTTTTCACTTTCTAAAGCCATATTTTTTGCTTTCTTTGGTCGCTTTTACAAAAAAAATAAACCACGAACTATTCGCGATGATTTTTATTATCCATCCAAAGGTGCTGGCACGTTGTGGGAAAAAGCCGCAACGTGGTTACAAAGCTTTGATGGTGGTAGTGTGCATCTTAACCAAGATGTAGTTTCGCTTGAGCATGACGGCAAAAAAATTATTGCCGTACACGCGCAAGACAAGCGTTCAACTAGTGGTGTGCAAACATTAGTGCGTTACGATGCCGATTATTTTTTTTCAACTATGCCGCTCAGAACGCTTATAAAATCGCTCGATCCATTACCGCCAGAAATTATTATTAACGCAGCAAATTCGCTGCAATATCGTGGCTTGATTACCGTAAATTTGATTGTAAATAAAACAGCAATTTGTCCGGACCATTGGCTGTATGTTCATGAGAAAAAAGTAAAAATGGGTCGCATTGGTAATATGAACAATTTTTCTATGGCCATGGTAGACGATCCAAACCATACGGCCTTGAGCTTGGAATATTTTGCTTTTGTTGGAGAAGCATTTTGGTTAAAAACTGAGCAGGAGTTGGTTAACATTGCCAAACTTGAACTTGAAAAAATTGGCTTGCTAAAAGCAGATGAAGTGTTGGACGGAATGGTAATGAAGACGGCCGAGGCATATCCCCTGTACGATGAGCATTATAAAGAACATTTGTCCACTGTTCTTAATTATTTAGGAACTTTTTCTAATCTCGAGCTCATGGGGCGCAATGGTCTGCATCGTTATAACAATATGGACATTGCAATGCTCTCGGCCATTTCTGCTGTTGATAAAGTACTTGAAAAAGAAAAAACTGTTGTGCGGCCTGTTGATGCAACAATCAGATCAAGCGCGCTGTAA